From Parambassis ranga chromosome 9, fParRan2.1, whole genome shotgun sequence, the proteins below share one genomic window:
- the nkx6.3 gene encoding homeobox protein Nkx-6.3 produces MDPNLQGSFLFNNSLNQFPSELKAPVCQYSVPNSFYKLNPGLNSQLPPGTPHGISDILSRSMVGVGSTGTTTLLSGYSTMGGFAPSVSSTSMYYNRDYNSTLGGFSKPGAECHMKARSVSCWAESSCDWRGGRQQCSNSTGPLGEMTSRKKHTRPTFSGHQIFALEKTFEQTKYLAGPERARLAYSLGMTESQVKVWFQNRRTKWRKKSATEPSSTQASHAGQGGDVSENEMEDEEYNKPLDPDSDDDKIRLLLRKHRRAFNVLRLGPHHV; encoded by the exons ATGGATCCAAACCTCCAGGGGTCTTTCCTGTTCAACAACAGTCTGAACCAGTTCCCCTCAGAACTCAAGGCACCAGTTTGCCAGTACTCAGTGCCCAACTCTTTCTACAAGCTCAACCCGGGCCTGAACAGCCAGCTGCCGCCAGGGACGCCTCACGGCATCAGTGACATCCTGAGCCGCTCCATGGTGGGTGTGGGCTCCACGGGCACCACCACCCTGCTATCTGGATACTCCACCATGGGGGGCTTTGCACCCTCTGTCAGCAGCACGTCCATGTACTATAACCGAGACTACAACTCCACACTGGGCGGCTTCTCCAAGCCTGGCGCCGAGTGCCACATGAAGGCTCGCAGTGTGAGCTGCTGGGCAGAGAGCAGCTGTGACtggagaggagggaggcagcAGTGCAGCAACA GCACCGGTCCCCTCGGAGAGATGAccagcaggaagaaacacaccAGACCGACATTCAGCGGCCATCAGATCTTTGCTCTGGAGAAAACCTTTGAGCAGACCAAGTACCTGGCTGGACCAGAGAGAGCAAGACTGGCGTATTCTCTGGGAATGACAGAGTCACAAGTCAAG GTGTGGTTTCAGAACCGGCGCACTAAGTGGAGGAAGAAAAGCGCCACGGAGCCGAGCTCCACGCAGGCCAGCCACGCGGGACAGGGCGGGGACGTGTCGGAGAACGAGATGGAAGACGAGGAGTACAACAAGCCTCTGGACCCCGACTCTGACGACGACAAGATCCGACTGCTGCTGCGCAAACACCGCAGGGCTTTCAACGTGCTGCGCCTCGGCCCGCACCATGTCtga
- the LOC114440859 gene encoding E3 ubiquitin-protein ligase NEURL3 isoform X2, giving the protein MKTIDRLLKMVKSGGGTSVGSVMPHKCGSHCLGPLTFHSQAVGVMVHLSQGSRLAERRADTFRNGLVFSSRQVKVNERIHLRVLKDVSNWHGALRVGFTTVPPSDRSLPLPGMAIPDLTRSPGHWAAPVHELCCLTGSELEFWVSAHGSCYVSSKNSMRHKLLTGVDISRPLWAMIDIYGQTCSVFLLGSEQKSLLCTKRSCPSMDPLPPPHNTQSTLSPDVSRLSENSDDCISCFDMELPADTFCVVCMVREARITLPCGHRCLCKHCVSKVSQQFGVCPLCRHQISA; this is encoded by the exons ATGAAAACTATTGACCGCCTTTTGAAGATGGTGAAGAGTGGCGGCGGGACCTCTG TTGGATCAGTGATGCCACACAAGTGTGGCTCGCACTGCCTCGGCCCTCTGACCTTCCACTCTCAGGCTGTTGGAGTCATGGTCCACCTGAGCCAGGGGTCTCGACTGGCAGAGAGGAGGGCAGATACATTCAGGAACGGCCTGGTGTTCAGCAGCCGCCAAGTGAAGGTCAACGAGAGGATTCACCTGAGAGTGTTGAAGGATGTGTCTAATTGGCACGGAGCCCTGCGCGTCGGCTTCACCACTGTGCCGCCCTCAGACAGGTCTCTGCCTCTGCCCGGCATGGCCATCCCAGACCTCACCAGAAGCCCTGGGCACTGGGCTGCTCCTGTGCATGAACTCTGCTGTCTAACAGGTTCAGAGCTTGAATTCTGGGTTTCTGCCCATGGCAGCTGTTATGTCTCAAGCAAGAACAGCATGCGACACAAGCTGCTGACAGGAGTGGACATCAGCCGACCACTGTGGGCCATGATTGACATCTATGGACAGACGTGCTCCGTTTTCCTCCTGG GCTCAGAGCAAAAGAGTCTACTCTGCACTAAACGATCCTGTCCTTCAATGgaccccctccccccacctcaCAACACTCAGTCCACTCTGAGTCCTGATGTGTCGAGGCTGAGTGaaaacagtgatgactgcatcTCCTGCTTTGACATGGAACTCCCAGCAG ACACGTTCTGTGTGGTGTGCATGGTGAGAGAGGCCAGAATCACTCTGCCCTGTGGCCACCGGTGTTTATGTAAGCATTGTGTCTCCAAAGTGTCCCAGCAGTTCGGCGTCTGCCCACTGTGCAGACATCAGATCAGTGCCTGA
- the LOC114440859 gene encoding E3 ubiquitin-protein ligase NEURL3 isoform X1, translating to MKTIDRLLKMVKSGGGTSVVGSVMPHKCGSHCLGPLTFHSQAVGVMVHLSQGSRLAERRADTFRNGLVFSSRQVKVNERIHLRVLKDVSNWHGALRVGFTTVPPSDRSLPLPGMAIPDLTRSPGHWAAPVHELCCLTGSELEFWVSAHGSCYVSSKNSMRHKLLTGVDISRPLWAMIDIYGQTCSVFLLGSEQKSLLCTKRSCPSMDPLPPPHNTQSTLSPDVSRLSENSDDCISCFDMELPADTFCVVCMVREARITLPCGHRCLCKHCVSKVSQQFGVCPLCRHQISA from the exons ATGAAAACTATTGACCGCCTTTTGAAGATGGTGAAGAGTGGCGGCGGGACCTCTG TAGTTGGATCAGTGATGCCACACAAGTGTGGCTCGCACTGCCTCGGCCCTCTGACCTTCCACTCTCAGGCTGTTGGAGTCATGGTCCACCTGAGCCAGGGGTCTCGACTGGCAGAGAGGAGGGCAGATACATTCAGGAACGGCCTGGTGTTCAGCAGCCGCCAAGTGAAGGTCAACGAGAGGATTCACCTGAGAGTGTTGAAGGATGTGTCTAATTGGCACGGAGCCCTGCGCGTCGGCTTCACCACTGTGCCGCCCTCAGACAGGTCTCTGCCTCTGCCCGGCATGGCCATCCCAGACCTCACCAGAAGCCCTGGGCACTGGGCTGCTCCTGTGCATGAACTCTGCTGTCTAACAGGTTCAGAGCTTGAATTCTGGGTTTCTGCCCATGGCAGCTGTTATGTCTCAAGCAAGAACAGCATGCGACACAAGCTGCTGACAGGAGTGGACATCAGCCGACCACTGTGGGCCATGATTGACATCTATGGACAGACGTGCTCCGTTTTCCTCCTGG GCTCAGAGCAAAAGAGTCTACTCTGCACTAAACGATCCTGTCCTTCAATGgaccccctccccccacctcaCAACACTCAGTCCACTCTGAGTCCTGATGTGTCGAGGCTGAGTGaaaacagtgatgactgcatcTCCTGCTTTGACATGGAACTCCCAGCAG ACACGTTCTGTGTGGTGTGCATGGTGAGAGAGGCCAGAATCACTCTGCCCTGTGGCCACCGGTGTTTATGTAAGCATTGTGTCTCCAAAGTGTCCCAGCAGTTCGGCGTCTGCCCACTGTGCAGACATCAGATCAGTGCCTGA